One Solanum lycopersicum chromosome 2, SLM_r2.1 genomic region harbors:
- the GRAS26 gene encoding scarecrow-like protein 32 produces the protein MMQFTESLPPQVSSFSSLMMNKDSSTNNNQIQRARPWPGFHTSKNLGNIGDTNCMEQLLVHCANAIESNDATLAQQILWVLNNIAPPDGDSNQRLTCGFLRALILRAAKIGTCKLLTANLNHSMETHKFSIIELASFVDLTPWHRFGFTAANASILEAVEGYSIIHIVDFSLTHCMQIPTLIDAVSTRVEGPPLIKLTVAGATEDLPPMLDLSYEELGAKLVNFARSRNVMMEFRVIPSSSSDGFSNVIEQLRVQNLIRPDNGEALVINCHMMLHYIPEETTVISNSFRAMFLKAIRNLDPTIVVLVDEDADFTSNNLVCRLRSAFNYLWIPYDTVDTFLPRGSKQRQWYEADICWKIENVIAQEGIQRLERLEPKSQWVQRMRNANFRSSGFSEEGVTEVKNMLDEHAAGWGLKRDEEYLVLTWKGHNVVFATAWVPL, from the coding sequence ATGATGCAATTTACTGAGAGTTTACCTCCACAAGTTTCATCATTTTCAAGTTTGATGATGAACAAGGATAGTAGTACTAATAATAATCAGATCCAACGCGCCCGCCCGTGGCCTGGTTTTCACACATCGAAGAATTTGGGGAACATTGGGGATACTAATTGCATGGAACAGTTGTTAGTCCATTGCGCCAATGCCATCGAGAGCAATGACGCAACTTTAGCACAACAAATATTATGGGTCCTTAATAACATTGCCCCTCCTGATGGTGACTCGAACCAACGCCTAACTTGTGGATTCCTACGAGCCCTAATTCTTCGTGCTGCGAAAATTGGGACTTGTAAATTACTCACTGCTAATCTGAATCATTCCATGGAAACTCATAAATTCTCCATTATTGAGCTTGCAAGTTTCGTTGATTTAACCCCTTGGCATCGGTTCGGGTTCACGGCTGCTAACGCTTCTATATTAGAAGCTGTGGAAGGTTACTCTATTATTCACATTGTTGATTTCAGCTTAACTCATTGCATGCAAATTCCAACACTTATAGATGCAGTTTCTACTCGAGTAGAAGGACCTCCGTTGATCAAACTAACGGTAGCTGGTGCAACCGAAGATTTACCGCCTATGCTTGATCTTTCTTACGAAGAATTAGGTGCTAAATTGGTAAATTTCGCAAGGTCACGAAATGTCATGATGGAATTTAGAGTAATTCCTTCGAGTTCTTCGGATGGTTTTTCAAATGTAATCGAACAGCTACGTGTTCAAAATCTAATACGTCCGGATAATGGCGAAGCACTAGTAATAAACTGTCACATGATGCTTCATTACATACCGGAGGAAACAACGGTAATTTCCAACTCATTCCGTGCCATGTTTCTTAAGGCCATTCGGAATTTGGACCCAACAATTGTTGTGCTAGTAGATGAAGACGCGGATTTTACTTCTAATAATCTGGTGTGCAGATTAAGATCGGCGTTTAATTATTTATGGATACCTTATGATACAGTGGATACATTTCTTCCGCGAGGGAGCAAGCAAAGGCAGTGGTATGAAGCGGATATTTGCTGGAAGATTGAGAACGTGATAGCTCAGGAGGGAATACAACGACTAGAACGGCTGGAGCCGAAGAGTCAGTGGGTGCAACGGATGAGAAATGCAAATTTCAGAAGCAGTGGATTTAGCGAAGAGGGAGTTACGGAAGTGAAGAACATGTTGGATGAACATGCAGCTGGGTGGGGGCTAAAGAGGGATGAAGAATATCTTGTGCTTACATGGAAAGGACATAATGTTGTATTTGCTACTGCTTGGGTTCCtctttag
- the LOC101257228 gene encoding peroxidase 51, which translates to MGRLNLLMSVLLSILSVSIVLMPNLASAQLKTNYYANICPNVESIVRNVVNQKFKQTFVTVPAVLRLFFHDCFVEGCDASVIVSSTPGNTAEKDHSDNLSLAGDGFDTVIKAKAAVDSNSRCKNKVSCADILALATRDVIQLSGGPWYPVELGRLDGFTSKASNVEGKLPKPTFNLNQLNSMFASHGLTQADMIALSAAHSVGFSHCGKFSNRIYNFSPKNPIDPTLNKQYAAQLQGMCPRNVDPRIAIDMDPKTPRTFDNNYYKNLQQGMGLFTSDQVLYTDKRSKGTVDLWASNSKSFQNAFVTAMTKLGRVGVKTGRNGNIRFDCGRMN; encoded by the exons ATGGGTCGTCTAAATCTTCTTATGTCAGtattattatcaattttatcagTTAGTATTGTGTTGATGCCTAACTTGGCATCTGCACAATTAAAGACCAATTATTACGCCAATATTTGTCCTAATGTTGAATCCATTGTTAGAAATGTTGTTAACCAGAAATTCAAACAAACTTTTGTCACTGTCCCTGCTGTTCTCCGTCTCTTCTTCCATGATTGCTTTGTTGAG GGATGTGATGCTTCAGTGATTGTATCATCAACACCAGGGAACACAGCTGAGAAGGATCATTCAGATAATCTATCATTGGCAGGAGATGGATTTGATACTGTAATTAAAGCCAAAGCCGCTGTTGATTCAAACTCACGTTGTAAAAATAAAGTCTCTTGTGCTGACATTCTCGCTTTAGCCACCAGAGATGTCATTCAGCTG TCTGGGGGACCATGGTACCCAGTGGAATTAGGAAGGCTTGATGGGTTCACATCAAAAGCATCGAATGTGGAAGGGAAGCTACCAAAACCAACATTCAATCTCAATCAACTCAATTCTATGTTTGCCTCTCATGGTCTAACTCAGGCTGACATGATCGCCCTTTCTG CGGCCCATTCTGTTGGTTTTTCTCATTGTGGCAAATTTTCCAACCGGATCTACAACTTCAGCCCTAAAAATCCAATAGACCCAACCCTTAACAAGCAATATGCAGCCCAATTACAAGGGATGTGTCCAAGGAATGTTGACCCAAGAATAGCCATTGACATGGATCCCAAAACTCCAAGGACATTTGACAATAATTACTACAAAAATTTACAACAAGGTATGGGCCTATTCACGTCAGATCAAGTGTTGTATACAGACAAAAGGTCCAAGGGAACTGTGGATCTTTGGGCCAGTAACTCAAAATCATTCCAAAATGCTTTTGTAACTGCAATGACAAAACTGGGCCGAGTTGGTGTGAAGACGGGGAGGAACGGAAATATTCGGTTTGATTGTGGAAGAATGAATTGA
- the LOC101257821 gene encoding BTB/POZ domain-containing protein SR1IP1, which translates to MTTKKDELLFSAMKRTSDWIFSQEIPSDVTVNAGGTSFTLHKFPLVSKSGYIRKLISESNEADVSTIDIPDIPGGGEAFELAAKFCYGINFEISTENIALLRCVAEYLEMTEDYAVANLVERTEAYFNEVAITSLAGAVTILRSSENLLPIAEKVKLVSRCIDTIAYTACKDNQFSTSGRAEAGINGSTFSNPKPIVDWWSEDITVLRIDFFQRVLIAMMARGFKRYALGPILMLYAQKSLRGLEIFGKGRKKIEPKQEHEKRVVLETIVSLLPKEKNALSVSFLSMLLRAAIYLETTIACRLDLEKRMALQLGQAVLDDLLIPSSSFTGDTLYDVETVQRIMMNFLDNEEGNRLGDEEYHVSPSLSDMERVGKLMENYLAEIASDRNLSVTNFINLAEVIPEQARITEDGMYRAIDIYLKAHPALSDIERKKVCGIMDCQKLSREACAHAAQNDRLPVQTVVQVLYYEQQRLHNGSQLVATEPPALVSSKRDDQFSTNPVSDEVSSLKRENQELKFELLKMKTRLIEIEKPKSNTSASSSPLVITQPSAGKPPLPRKSNFMSSVSKKLGRFIRADGLTHGKARNKPSKDRRHSIS; encoded by the exons ATGACCACTAAAAAGGATGAGCTTCTATTCTCTGCTATGAAGAGGACCTCTGACTG GATTTTCTCCCAAGAGATTCCCAGTGATGTAACTGTAAATGCAGGAGGAACCTCCTTTACACTGCACAAG TTCCCATTAGTTTCAAAGAGTGGATACATAAGAAAGTTGATCTCAGAATCTAATGAGGCTGATGTTTCTACTATCGATATCCCTGATATACCTGGTGGAGGAGAGGCATTTGAACTTGCAGCAAAGTTTTGTTATGGAATAAATTTTGAGATTAGCACAGAAAACATTGCCTTGCTGAGATGCGTGGCGGAATATCTTGAGATGACAGAAGACTATGCAGTTGCAAATTTGGTGGAAAGAACTGAGGCCTACTTTAATGAAGTAGCAATTACGAGTCTTGCGGGTGCAGTTACAATTTTGCGTTCATCAGAAAACCTTCTTCCCATTGCAGAGAAAGTAAAATTGGTGAGCCGATGCATAGACACAATTGCATATACAGCCTGCAAGGATAACCAATTCTCCACATCAGGTAGAGCAGAAGCTGGTATCAACGGATCCACGTTTTCAAACCCGAAGCCTATAGTTGACTGGTGGTCTGAAGATATAACCGTccttagaattgattttttCCAAAGGGTTCTGATTGCGATGATGGCAAGGGGATTCAAGCGGTATGCACTTGGACCAATATTAATGCTCTACGCACAGAAGTCTCTTCGAGGTTTG GAAATATttggaaagggaaggaaaaagaTTGAACCAAAGCAAGAACATGAAAAAAGAGTTGTTTTAGAAACCATCGTTAGTCTTCTGCCAAAGGAGAAAAATGCATTGTCCGTTAGCTTTCTGTCAATGCTGCTCCGAGCTGCAATATATCTGGAGACCACGATAGCTTGCAGGCTTGACCTGGAGAAGAGGATGGCATTGCAGCTTGGACAGGCTGTATTGGATGATCTGTTAATTCCTTCAAGTTCCTTCACAGGAGACACCTTGTATGATGTTGAAACCGTGCAGCGTATTATGATGAATTTCCTTGACAATGAGGAGGGAAATCGATTAGGAGATGAAGAGTATCATGTGTCTCCTTCATTAAGTGACATGGAGCGGGTTGGAAAACTTATGGAAAATTACCTTGCTGAAATAGCCTCTGACCGTAATCTGTCTGTCACAAACTTCATTAATCTTGCTGAAGTCATCCCAGAGCAAGCAAGGATCACTGAAGATGGGATGTACAGGGCCATTGACATTTATTTGAAG GCACATCCAGCTCTAAGCGACatagaaagaaaaaaggttTGTGGTATTATGGACTGTCAAAAACTATCTCGAGAAGCTTGTGCTCATGCTGCTCAAAATGATAGGCTCCCTGTTCAGACAGTTGTGCAAGTACTTTACTACGAGCAGCAACGTCTTCACAATGGGAGCCAGCTTGTAGCAACTGAACCTCCTGCTCTTGTTTCTTCCAAAAGGGATGATCAGTTCTCTACTAACCCTGTTTCAGACGAGGTCTCGAGTCTAAAACGAGAAAATCAGGAGCTGAAATTTGAGCTGCTGAAAATGAAGACGAGGTTGATAGAAATTGAAAAACCAAAGTCAAATACATCAGCCTCAAGCAGCCCTTTGGTCATTACTCAGCCATCTGCTGGTAAACCTCCTTTGCCAAGAAAATCTAACTTCATGAGCTCAGTATCGAAAAAGCTCGGAAGATTTATTCGAGCGGATGGACTCACGCATGGCAAAGCCCGAAATAAACCAAGTAAAGATAGACGTCATTCCATATCGTGA
- the LOC101256933 gene encoding uncharacterized protein encodes MEKLINPYDKEYMKMAMLKHEEIFREQVYELHRLYQTQKLLMRNMSSSTNNRPQQDHHQVVVNQLDSNKKITARQCIDLEIRPNTDEEHIAESGGEDDTHELELTLGLSSYNVRRRRKTAHFDSSSPSFSSSNSTGSASSQIKNTTTNLVRNSRNIEGSKWGLEEKLPVSNNFQIGARSSQSNQNVDQEQYRSQDSLNNPPWLFQVLSLNMT; translated from the exons atggagAAGCTTATCAATCCTTACGATAAGGAATACATGAAGATGGCGATGTTAAAGCATGAAGAGATCTTCAGAGAACAg GTGTACGAACTGCATCGTCTATATCAAACACAGAAATTGCTGATGAGAAACATGTCAAGTAGTACTAATAATCGGCCTCAACAAGATCATCATCAAGTAGTGGTAAACCAATTAGACTCGAACAAAAAGATAACTGCTCGTCAATGTATTGACTTGGAAATAAGGCCAAATACAGACGAAGAACACATTGCAGAATCAGGTGGTGAAGATGATACTCATGAATTGGAATTAACATTAGGGCTATCAAGTTACAACGTTCGTCGAAGGAGAAAAACAGCTCATTTTGATTCTTCTTCACCAAGTTTTTCTTCATCTAATTCAACAGGATCTGCTTCTAGCCAAATAAAGAACACTACGACAAATTTAGTGAGAAATTCGAGGAATATTGAAGGTAGTAAATGGGGACTTGAAGAGAAATTGCCAGTTTCGAATAATTTTCAGATTGGTGCAAGAAGTTCACAAAGTAATCAAAATGTTGATCAAGAGCAATATAGATCACAAGATTCGTTGAATAATCCTCCTTGGCTTTTTCAAGTTTTGAGTTTGAATATGacgtaa